One Methanobrevibacter sp. V74 DNA window includes the following coding sequences:
- a CDS encoding 4Fe-4S binding protein has translation MFLSTNICEKNEDCIKSCPTKSIRLINGIPFSCLTCGICYKNCPNHAIFKNSYGGYVVDRAKCNGCGMCMYNCPTNNITIEDGVVYGICSRCGVCAEQYPECRVDGFELEKEKQLSLIKAFNILNPPLDNVPHKTENKIKEVSRTYFGTDIDKCILCGRCEEYCPNGAIHVKVDRDEGICRECRLCADVCPNQSMNKHQLVDTSTCTLCLNCLKACPHDAISLDDFKIVVNKLNQKATGKIVSCLNCGLCANLCENESLRNVEGKLRYDPTVDTENVTHDRAISHCPVHTLREDGEMFIYDEHKDEEFPTLAGFCVSCGKCVQVCDEENARLFMTQTWNGSVSEECISCGICVEVCQEEAITLHRGKISVNLDKCILCENCAVHCPVDAIPKSTMYKNEIKDGFNFIEQELCMHCGVCYRICSYDAIDKVDGNYVVNDENCIYCGACKNACPARAFLFERNFKDSIEGI, from the coding sequence ATGTTTTTATCGACTAATATATGTGAAAAAAACGAAGACTGTATTAAATCATGCCCTACAAAATCTATTAGATTAATTAATGGCATTCCATTTAGTTGTCTTACTTGTGGAATTTGTTATAAAAACTGCCCAAACCATGCAATATTTAAAAATAGCTATGGAGGATATGTTGTAGACAGAGCCAAATGTAATGGTTGTGGAATGTGTATGTACAATTGCCCTACAAACAACATTACCATAGAAGATGGAGTAGTTTATGGTATATGTTCTCGTTGTGGAGTATGTGCAGAGCAATATCCTGAATGTCGTGTAGATGGTTTCGAACTTGAAAAAGAAAAGCAGCTTTCCTTAATTAAAGCATTTAATATTTTAAATCCGCCATTGGATAATGTGCCTCATAAAACTGAAAATAAAATCAAAGAAGTTTCAAGAACTTACTTTGGAACTGATATAGATAAATGTATTTTATGTGGCAGATGTGAAGAATACTGTCCGAATGGTGCAATTCATGTTAAAGTAGATAGGGATGAAGGAATTTGTAGAGAATGCAGATTATGTGCTGACGTTTGTCCAAATCAATCAATGAACAAACATCAATTGGTAGATACTTCTACCTGTACTCTTTGTCTTAATTGTTTGAAGGCTTGTCCTCACGATGCGATTTCTCTAGATGACTTTAAGATTGTTGTCAATAAATTAAATCAAAAAGCAACTGGAAAAATCGTATCTTGTCTAAATTGCGGATTATGTGCAAATTTATGTGAAAATGAATCACTTAGAAACGTTGAAGGAAAATTAAGATATGATCCAACTGTTGATACGGAAAATGTTACTCATGACCGGGCAATAAGTCATTGTCCTGTCCATACATTACGTGAAGATGGCGAAATGTTTATTTATGATGAGCATAAAGATGAAGAGTTTCCTACATTAGCAGGTTTCTGTGTAAGCTGCGGGAAATGTGTGCAGGTTTGTGATGAGGAAAATGCGCGTTTATTTATGACTCAAACATGGAATGGGAGTGTATCTGAGGAATGCATCTCCTGTGGGATTTGTGTGGAAGTATGTCAGGAAGAAGCCATTACATTGCACAGGGGAAAGATTTCTGTTAATCTTGATAAATGTATATTATGTGAAAATTGTGCAGTTCACTGTCCGGTTGATGCAATTCCTAAATCAACAATGTATAAAAATGAAATTAAAGATGGATTTAACTTCATTGAACAGGAATTATGTATGCATTGTGGGGTTTGTTATAGAATTTGTTCATATGATGCAATTGATAAAGTTGATGGTAATTACGTAGTTAATGATGAAAATTGTATTTACTGTGGCGCATGTAAGAACGCATGTCCTGCAAGGGCATTTTTATTTGAAAGAAATTTTAAAGATTCAATAGAGGGTATTTAA
- a CDS encoding energy-converting hydrogenase B subunit J: protein MLSLGPIIFGIILGLIIGSQIKLNVNDTHFTLGAFMIIIIAGIIVAWQSGNFPFYTDLPLSTAFLSALIGIFVGKLIFARSK, encoded by the coding sequence ATGTTATCTCTAGGACCAATCATATTTGGAATAATATTAGGTTTAATCATAGGTTCACAGATTAAACTTAATGTTAATGATACTCACTTCACTCTTGGAGCTTTTATGATAATAATTATTGCAGGGATTATTGTAGCATGGCAGTCTGGCAACTTCCCATTCTACACAGATTTACCGCTTTCCACTGCATTTTTATCTGCATTAATAGGGATTTTTGTAGGCAAACTAATATTTGCAAGGAGTAAATAA
- a CDS encoding MnhB domain-containing protein codes for MSQGSVILKLISLPISIILFCLGIMTILGGHITPGGGFQGGAMIASGVILSVIVYGVGNSPLEFSHLYIEVLESVGALGFIVFGLIGLFVGGFFLYNVGTDILNIVPQTIQGILHYPDVTNAGIIPYLNIFVGLKVFVGLSSIVIAFAGFKKIVGEGE; via the coding sequence ATGAGCCAAGGTAGTGTAATTTTAAAACTCATATCTTTACCAATTTCAATCATATTGTTTTGTTTAGGTATAATGACCATTCTTGGAGGTCACATCACTCCTGGTGGAGGATTCCAAGGTGGTGCAATGATAGCTAGTGGTGTTATATTGTCTGTAATTGTTTATGGAGTGGGCAATTCTCCATTAGAATTTTCACACTTATATATTGAAGTTTTAGAATCTGTCGGTGCATTGGGATTCATTGTCTTTGGATTGATAGGTTTGTTTGTAGGAGGGTTCTTCTTATATAATGTCGGAACAGATATATTGAATATTGTTCCTCAAACTATCCAAGGCATCTTACATTATCCAGATGTTACAAATGCAGGTATCATTCCATACCTTAACATATTTGTAGGTTTAAAAGTATTTGTAGGTTTATCTTCAATAGTTATTGCATTTGCAGGTTTTAAAAAAATTGTAGGGGAGGGTGAATAA
- a CDS encoding EhbH, translated as MSETTVRNLLAAVLTAIFSVSLLDAIFHLSSMINPGVSNIYNALGTQIAPNMVTVVIFDFRAYDTLGESIILLSAGLVVLLIFGRGLLGGKR; from the coding sequence TTGTCTGAAACAACTGTTCGTAATTTACTTGCAGCGGTTTTAACAGCAATATTTTCTGTTAGTTTACTTGATGCGATATTCCATTTAAGTAGCATGATAAATCCGGGTGTAAGTAATATTTACAATGCTTTAGGAACTCAAATTGCTCCAAACATGGTTACTGTCGTAATATTTGATTTTAGAGCATATGATACATTAGGTGAATCAATTATATTGTTATCTGCCGGGTTAGTTGTTTTACTAATATTTGGTAGAGGATTATTGGGAGGTAAAAGATGA
- a CDS encoding hydrogenase produces MKLYDQIFNVVKQFRQLFSPGPVTNADVSGSITAEIFLIVSLVLSAILLRHVSVLLAGLVSLMLAIVLISNIPLIPKFKIEQEDSLEKMLFYAIATLALIVTFMYWGGNLV; encoded by the coding sequence ATGAAATTGTATGATCAAATATTCAATGTTGTAAAGCAATTCAGACAATTGTTCTCACCGGGGCCTGTAACTAATGCAGACGTTTCAGGAAGCATTACAGCGGAAATATTTTTAATTGTATCTTTAGTATTATCTGCAATTTTATTAAGACATGTAAGTGTGTTGCTTGCAGGACTTGTTTCATTAATGCTAGCTATTGTGTTAATTAGTAATATTCCACTTATTCCAAAATTCAAAATAGAACAGGAAGATTCATTAGAGAAGATGTTGTTCTATGCAATTGCAACACTTGCACTTATAGTTACTTTCATGTACTGGGGTGGTAATCTTGTCTGA
- the ehbF gene encoding energy conserving hydrogenase EhbF, protein MMNELIPLMVIVPLMAALLISAFSKFNKATKIFAFVVAICLPLIPLLSNYGLHYFGGYEPILDNVTGVAYHPAITYSFTFLQQIFIGGIGLLTFLVIFIYLTKYREVSGPYLFLLFLGTAAVTAIILTDDIFHMFVFFEILALAQVGIVAASSIDYSYEMALKYMILGSIGSPIMLLGIGFLLALTGSVNVTDIAHAVHSGLVNANSPVFLLSLALIFFGWLYASGLPPFHTIKSGIYSKAEPHGAALLQSFTVISMISIVLIMFRIYSSLPIFEVLIVFFSILAMILGVSLALTQTDFRRMIGFLAVGELGFIGLGIGLGTNFSITAGLFQALNEIVITALLFIGFGAIVDATNELDTRKLGGLLAYHPKVGVMLLVAGLAMAGIPPLSGFQSKLMLVQASLSCGFPEISILAIMVSIATFVVFVKTYYTMFLKPKPNELDLENKEVPKSMIFAMGILLIIILLLGVFPDIVTNGISDFVGGIL, encoded by the coding sequence ATGATGAATGAATTAATTCCACTTATGGTGATTGTTCCTCTTATGGCGGCATTATTAATTAGTGCATTTTCAAAGTTCAATAAAGCTACTAAAATTTTTGCATTTGTTGTAGCAATATGCTTGCCCCTAATTCCATTGTTGTCTAATTATGGTCTTCACTATTTCGGAGGTTATGAACCAATTCTAGATAATGTAACTGGAGTTGCATATCATCCGGCAATTACATATTCATTTACATTCTTGCAGCAGATATTTATAGGGGGCATTGGCCTTTTAACATTTTTAGTAATATTTATTTACTTGACTAAATACAGAGAAGTTTCTGGACCTTATTTGTTCCTGTTATTCTTAGGTACAGCCGCTGTAACTGCAATAATATTAACAGATGATATATTCCACATGTTTGTATTCTTTGAGATACTGGCGCTTGCACAGGTGGGCATAGTTGCCGCATCTTCAATTGATTACAGTTACGAAATGGCTTTAAAATATATGATTTTAGGATCAATTGGTTCTCCAATAATGCTTTTAGGAATTGGATTCTTGCTGGCATTAACTGGTAGTGTAAATGTTACTGATATTGCACATGCGGTTCACAGTGGTTTGGTCAACGCCAACTCTCCAGTATTTTTATTGTCACTCGCATTAATATTCTTTGGATGGTTATATGCATCTGGTTTACCGCCATTCCATACTATAAAATCTGGAATTTATTCAAAAGCAGAACCTCATGGAGCAGCTTTACTGCAATCATTTACAGTTATTTCAATGATTTCAATTGTATTGATAATGTTTAGAATATATTCATCACTTCCAATCTTTGAAGTTCTCATAGTATTCTTCTCTATTTTGGCCATGATATTAGGTGTTTCTCTTGCATTGACTCAAACAGACTTTAGAAGAATGATTGGGTTTTTAGCAGTAGGGGAATTAGGTTTCATCGGATTAGGTATAGGGCTTGGAACAAATTTTTCAATAACTGCAGGACTTTTCCAAGCATTAAATGAAATCGTAATTACTGCACTGTTATTTATCGGATTTGGTGCAATTGTAGATGCAACAAATGAATTGGATACAAGAAAATTAGGCGGACTTCTTGCATACCATCCAAAAGTGGGGGTCATGCTTTTAGTTGCAGGTCTTGCAATGGCTGGAATTCCTCCATTAAGCGGTTTCCAATCTAAATTAATGCTTGTTCAGGCATCTTTAAGTTGTGGATTTCCGGAAATATCCATTTTAGCTATTATGGTAAGTATCGCTACATTTGTAGTATTTGTAAAAACATATTATACAATGTTTTTAAAACCAAAACCTAATGAATTGGATCTTGAAAATAAAGAGGTTCCAAAATCAATGATATTTGCAATGGGAATATTATTGATAATTATATTATTGTTAGGTGTCTTCCCGGACATTGTCACAAATGGAATTTCTGATTTTGTAGGGGGGATATTATGA
- a CDS encoding cation:proton antiporter subunit C, with amino-acid sequence MAQLQLVILLTSAALVIIGLYSAIFIDNIIKKIIGISFIEEGANLFIVAIGYKAGGVVPILMPGMDTSWFASNAAYPLPFGLVLTSIVIGASTLAVMLALVMVLYRRHGTLSTKVMLADTSKQEEYDE; translated from the coding sequence ATGGCTCAACTACAACTTGTAATATTATTGACCTCAGCTGCTTTAGTCATTATTGGGCTTTACTCAGCTATATTCATTGATAATATTATTAAAAAGATAATTGGTATTAGTTTCATTGAAGAGGGAGCTAATTTATTCATTGTTGCTATTGGTTATAAGGCAGGTGGAGTTGTACCAATTTTAATGCCGGGAATGGATACTTCATGGTTTGCATCAAATGCAGCATATCCCCTTCCTTTCGGATTGGTACTTACCAGTATTGTAATCGGTGCAAGCACTCTTGCAGTGATGCTTGCTTTAGTGATGGTTTTATACAGAAGACATGGTACATTATCTACAAAAGTAATGTTGGCCGATACATCAAAACAGGAGGAATATGATGAATGA
- a CDS encoding DUF4040 domain-containing protein, whose translation MSSMLEIVLCIIVILSTILALIQKDLLKTAILTGFSGGALALLFQILLAPDVALTQAIVGVAIIPVFIALAVKKTQRSDE comes from the coding sequence GTGAGTAGTATGTTGGAAATCGTTTTATGCATTATAGTAATATTAAGTACCATTCTTGCCCTTATTCAAAAAGATTTATTAAAAACAGCTATTCTAACCGGATTTAGTGGGGGGGCATTGGCTTTATTGTTCCAGATATTATTAGCACCAGATGTTGCTTTAACTCAGGCAATTGTGGGTGTAGCTATTATTCCGGTATTTATTGCACTTGCTGTTAAAAAAACTCAAAGGAGTGATGAATAA
- a CDS encoding cation:proton antiporter produces MIEYIQSVLLLIAAVITIIAAIGLISLDKNTKNVVYARIHIVGLFDVACIIAMIGLGQYLLAGIYFILAPFIAHAIANAYWKKEDRENEEDLLVVEEKVDENHPFLHSKEKVQALESENSEKLKVDDRFSVTTLEIDEGE; encoded by the coding sequence ATGATCGAATATATTCAATCAGTTCTTCTTTTAATAGCGGCCGTTATTACTATAATTGCAGCAATAGGTCTTATAAGTTTGGATAAAAATACTAAAAATGTGGTTTATGCTAGAATCCACATAGTGGGTTTATTTGATGTTGCTTGTATTATTGCAATGATTGGTCTTGGCCAATATCTTTTAGCCGGAATTTACTTTATTCTGGCACCATTTATAGCACATGCAATAGCTAATGCCTATTGGAAAAAGGAAGATAGGGAAAATGAAGAGGATTTATTGGTAGTTGAAGAAAAAGTAGATGAAAATCATCCATTTTTACATTCTAAAGAAAAGGTACAGGCTTTAGAAAGTGAAAATTCAGAAAAACTTAAAGTAGATGATAGATTTTCAGTAACTACCTTGGAAATTGATGAGGGTGAGTAG
- a CDS encoding monovalent cation/H+ antiporter subunit E, whose product MFLTRIGYGIVYFVVLILEIIKSTCSVAFNGIMRRNIDPIVVDIETVLERPVSQTILANSISLTPGTLSVDLDSENNIIKVAAISPRKKEDIIPFEPYIKKMLE is encoded by the coding sequence ATGTTTTTGACTAGAATTGGATACGGAATTGTCTATTTCGTAGTTCTCATTTTGGAAATAATTAAATCAACATGCAGTGTTGCATTTAATGGAATTATGAGAAGAAATATTGATCCTATTGTTGTTGATATTGAAACAGTTTTGGAGAGACCTGTTTCACAAACAATTTTAGCAAATAGTATTTCTTTAACACCTGGTACTTTATCTGTTGATTTAGATAGTGAAAATAACATTATCAAAGTAGCTGCTATTTCTCCAAGAAAAAAAGAGGATATTATTCCTTTCGAGCCTTATATAAAGAAAATGTTAGAATAA
- a CDS encoding transposase, which yields MQKLKPTSVLWEKFYIEDEHMNTKTNKKITYWTNKCKNCVMKEICCKKKNYRTIQDYGNPSKIRMQRKMETEWAQKIYKKRSKTAELPFAHIKQT from the coding sequence ATGCAGAAATTGAAACCTACATCTGTCCTTTGGGAGAAATTTTATATCGAAGACGAACATATGAATACAAAAACAAACAAAAAAATAACTTATTGGACTAATAAATGTAAAAACTGTGTTATGAAAGAAATCTGCTGCAAGAAAAAGAATTACAGAACAATTCAAGACTATGGCAACCCTTCCAAGATTAGAATGCAACGGAAAATGGAAACAGAATGGGCACAAAAAATCTACAAAAAACGATCAAAAACAGCAGAACTACCATTTGCACACATAAAACAAACATGA
- a CDS encoding transposase: MMNKKGKWEWDYNAQIIVDEYKGIILSSYITQNPTDHFELIPSIEQLENNLTGIYDELPSNFQFSADNGYSTDENTTYLEEKGLEGYISTRKLSRKEKKYNLWEKPFQKDNFCYDAEIETYICPLGEILYRRRTYEYKNKQKNNLLD; encoded by the coding sequence ATGATGAATAAAAAAGGCAAATGGGAATGGGATTACAATGCACAAATCATTGTGGATGAATACAAAGGAATAATCCTATCTTCATACATTACACAAAATCCAACAGACCATTTCGAGCTTATTCCATCAATAGAACAATTAGAAAACAATTTAACTGGAATCTATGATGAATTGCCTTCCAATTTCCAATTCAGTGCTGATAATGGATATTCAACTGATGAAAACACAACCTATCTTGAAGAAAAAGGCTTAGAAGGATACATATCCACCAGAAAACTCTCAAGAAAAGAAAAGAAATATAATCTATGGGAAAAACCATTCCAAAAAGACAATTTCTGCTACGATGCAGAAATTGAAACCTACATCTGTCCTTTGGGAGAAATTTTATATCGAAGACGAACATATGAATACAAAAACAAACAAAAAAATAACTTATTGGACTAA
- a CDS encoding transposase — MVLKDDNINQTMLVPMDLRNLIPEDHPCYFIKNVVDLIDCSKANQEFRGKPGEFAYPRELLLRLILMSVFDGGLSSREIERKTRTDIAYMYLAAMEKPSYRTIARFKVDYADLIDEAFKTTIKIAKENDLIKIHHLSLDGTKIKAKTSINKLTDENQIKIMKEHLEKSIELDQQEDDELGDESGNSVPESLTDKEKFKETVKEIQESSKNNKNKDKLRSSSLNLLKQAEKKSRKSFKKTQ, encoded by the coding sequence ATGGTTTTAAAAGATGATAATATAAATCAGACTATGTTGGTCCCTATGGACTTGCGAAATTTGATTCCTGAAGATCATCCTTGCTATTTTATTAAAAATGTGGTTGATTTAATTGATTGTTCGAAAGCAAACCAGGAATTTCGTGGAAAGCCTGGTGAATTTGCTTATCCTCGAGAATTATTGCTCAGGCTCATTTTAATGAGCGTATTTGATGGAGGATTGTCTTCAAGAGAAATAGAAAGAAAAACAAGAACTGACATTGCATATATGTATCTTGCAGCAATGGAAAAACCATCCTATCGGACAATTGCGCGATTTAAAGTCGATTATGCTGATTTAATCGACGAAGCATTCAAAACAACCATCAAAATTGCAAAGGAAAATGATTTAATAAAAATCCATCATTTGAGCTTGGATGGAACTAAAATCAAAGCAAAAACATCAATTAATAAATTAACTGATGAAAACCAAATTAAAATCATGAAAGAACACCTTGAAAAAAGTATTGAACTTGATCAGCAAGAAGATGATGAACTCGGAGATGAATCTGGAAATTCAGTTCCAGAATCATTAACAGACAAAGAAAAATTCAAAGAAACAGTAAAAGAAATTCAAGAATCTTCTAAAAATAATAAAAACAAAGATAAATTGCGTTCTTCAAGTTTAAATCTTTTAAAACAAGCAGAAAAAAAATCCAGAAAAAGTTTTAAAAAAACTCAATGA
- a CDS encoding arsenic resistance protein → MDLVEKLEPIIIFSAVIAGLIFSNIEITSQNTEQLINIFLCLMLFGVFLEVPIVELKDSFKNFKFTSTSLIINFIWTPLFGYFLGSLFLKGNVDILIGFFMLILTPCTDWYLVFTKMAKGNLTLSLSILPMNLVLQIILLPIYLVIFFSSGNTMGYAQLAYSLLIVIVIPLVAAQLVKFILNADLKEKAVDSFSSLQICFLSLAVFCIFASQGDLLFSNLDSVVSIFIPLILFFTANAIIDLLVSEKINFTYSEYASLTMTTLARNSPLALAIAINSFPGHELISIALVIGPLIELPILYIVSKFCLWVKNSGLFFSCRY, encoded by the coding sequence ATGGATTTAGTAGAAAAACTTGAACCAATAATCATATTTTCAGCAGTAATAGCTGGATTGATATTTTCAAACATAGAAATTACATCCCAAAACACAGAACAACTGATAAATATATTCTTATGCTTAATGCTTTTCGGAGTATTTCTCGAAGTGCCAATAGTTGAGCTAAAAGACAGCTTTAAAAATTTTAAGTTCACATCAACAAGCTTAATAATTAATTTCATATGGACACCCCTTTTTGGATACTTTCTAGGTTCCCTATTTTTAAAAGGAAATGTTGATATCTTGATTGGGTTTTTCATGCTAATATTAACTCCATGTACTGATTGGTATCTAGTATTTACAAAAATGGCGAAAGGAAACTTAACACTAAGTTTATCAATACTGCCTATGAATTTGGTCTTGCAAATTATATTGCTGCCAATCTATTTAGTTATTTTCTTCTCAAGTGGAAATACAATGGGTTATGCCCAACTCGCATACTCACTTTTAATTGTTATTGTAATTCCATTAGTTGCAGCCCAACTTGTTAAATTTATCTTAAATGCCGATTTAAAAGAAAAGGCGGTTGATTCGTTTTCATCTTTACAGATTTGCTTCTTATCACTTGCGGTGTTTTGCATATTTGCAAGTCAGGGAGATTTGTTGTTTAGCAATTTAGACTCTGTCGTTAGCATATTTATTCCATTAATCCTATTTTTCACAGCAAATGCCATAATAGATTTATTAGTATCTGAAAAGATTAATTTTACATATTCCGAGTATGCCAGCCTGACAATGACAACATTGGCCCGCAATTCACCACTAGCTCTTGCAATAGCCATTAATTCCTTTCCCGGCCATGAGTTAATCTCAATAGCCCTTGTAATTGGACCATTAATAGAACTACCGATACTTTATATTGTTTCAAAATTCTGTTTATGGGTTAAAAATTCAGGACTATTCTTTAGTTGCAGATATTAA
- a CDS encoding metal-dependent hydrolase — protein sequence MSSYKGHSVFALLLALMFFHNPLSIALALIGANVPDFDHKFKKDNVYKIIILGLVVFISLYILKLPYYIGLIIVFLGAVFYFSEHRSFTHSIFGVLTLTSAVSLILIWAYELVSAVTILNNHYLLMAILIVLLSFLFLNKKLLMIFIPLFFISLFILPTIEISYIEIVLSIFLGVFSHMVLDSFTPAGIKIFAPLSSKKAYRNFGLSMVFLLAVISIIYHIPVLFVLFRSYIG from the coding sequence TTGTCTTCATATAAGGGACACTCAGTATTTGCATTATTACTAGCTTTGATGTTTTTTCACAATCCTCTATCAATTGCTTTAGCTTTAATCGGTGCAAATGTTCCTGATTTTGACCATAAATTCAAAAAGGATAATGTGTATAAGATAATTATTTTGGGATTGGTCGTGTTTATTTCACTTTATATCCTTAAATTGCCTTATTATATTGGATTAATCATTGTATTTTTAGGTGCGGTTTTCTATTTTTCTGAACATAGAAGTTTTACACACTCTATTTTTGGGGTTTTAACTTTAACTTCAGCTGTTAGCTTAATTTTAATTTGGGCTTATGAATTAGTAAGTGCTGTAACTATTTTAAATAATCATTATCTTTTAATGGCTATTTTAATAGTTCTTTTAAGTTTTTTATTCCTAAATAAGAAGTTATTGATGATTTTCATTCCATTATTTTTTATTAGTTTGTTTATCCTGCCTACAATTGAAATTTCTTATATTGAAATAGTTTTAAGCATATTTTTAGGAGTATTTTCACATATGGTTCTTGATTCATTCACTCCTGCTGGAATTAAGATATTTGCACCTTTATCTTCAAAAAAAGCTTATAGAAATTTTGGATTGAGCATGGTATTCTTATTGGCTGTAATTTCCATAATTTACCATATTCCTGTTTTATTTGTACTGTTCAGAAGTTATATTGGTTAA
- a CDS encoding succinylglutamate desuccinylase/aspartoacylase family protein, with protein MKYISDFSGGYISRNNHLLKNLELNKLTHFVLEKCVYGTPMFKLGNKGTKVLILSGIHGNELPSQIANMRLLNKLVYKDLNCTIYFIPFASPKSSMNNERTFNGMDLNRSTHIKNSLSNLILQNVENLGINFVGDFHSTAYNANPGMESIFSSKSPSPESYLIANYISQNIGSEIISFDYAGSSYNGAVEDVCNLKEIPAITGEVLSPFASVGEGSVDRSFAQMECFLSYFGV; from the coding sequence ATGAAGTATATTTCTGATTTTTCAGGAGGATATATTTCAAGAAATAATCATCTTTTGAAAAATTTAGAATTAAACAAATTAACTCATTTTGTTCTTGAAAAATGTGTTTATGGAACTCCTATGTTTAAATTGGGAAACAAGGGAACCAAAGTATTGATTTTATCCGGAATTCATGGAAATGAACTGCCGTCACAAATAGCTAATATGCGATTATTAAATAAACTGGTTTATAAAGATTTAAATTGTACAATATATTTCATACCATTCGCATCACCAAAATCAAGCATGAATAATGAGAGAACATTTAATGGAATGGATTTAAATCGTTCTACTCACATTAAAAACTCATTAAGTAATTTGATTCTTCAAAATGTTGAAAATTTGGGGATTAACTTTGTTGGGGACTTTCATTCAACTGCCTATAATGCAAATCCGGGTATGGAATCAATCTTTTCATCAAAATCTCCATCTCCTGAAAGCTATTTGATAGCAAATTATATTTCACAAAATATCGGTTCTGAAATAATTTCATTTGATTATGCTGGTTCATCATATAATGGTGCAGTTGAAGATGTCTGTAATTTAAAAGAAATTCCAGCTATTACTGGTGAGGTATTATCTCCATTTGCCAGTGTTGGAGAGGGTTCTGTTGATAGGTCATTTGCTCAAATGGAATGTTTTTTAAGTTATTTTGGTGTTTGA